The following proteins are encoded in a genomic region of Pikeienuella piscinae:
- a CDS encoding peroxiredoxin produces MPNLQGPKPGDAAPAFTLPAPGGEVALGAGTGGKTVLYFYPRDDTPGCTTEALDFTTEAAAFAAAGVTVIGVSKDSVQKHEKFIAKHGLGVVLASDEHGTTAENYGVWVEKNMYGKVHMGVERATFLIDAAGVVRQVWRKVKVKGHVADVLRAAQALD; encoded by the coding sequence ATGCCAAATCTCCAAGGTCCGAAGCCGGGCGACGCGGCCCCCGCGTTCACATTGCCCGCCCCCGGCGGCGAGGTCGCCCTCGGCGCGGGAACGGGCGGCAAAACCGTCCTCTATTTCTATCCGAGGGACGACACGCCCGGCTGCACTACCGAGGCGCTCGACTTCACCACCGAAGCGGCGGCGTTCGCGGCCGCCGGCGTCACGGTGATCGGAGTCTCCAAAGACAGCGTTCAGAAACACGAGAAGTTCATTGCGAAACACGGGCTCGGGGTCGTTCTCGCCTCCGACGAGCACGGGACCACCGCCGAAAATTACGGCGTCTGGGTCGAGAAGAACATGTATGGAAAGGTTCATATGGGGGTGGAGCGCGCCACTTTCCTGATTGACGCCGCAGGCGTCGTCCGGCAGGTCTGGCGCAAGGTGAAGGTGAAGGGCCACGTGGCCGACGTTCTCAGGGCGGCGCAGGCGCTTGACTGA
- a CDS encoding ferritin-like domain-containing protein, whose translation MTDTPHLTQLALGVLTESDAREKARKARAAAALWRDARARGEARIGDTPPPDAPARPATPLLLPPRDMPKRRRGGAAGRAALLHAIAHIELNAIDLHWDMAARFADRDLPTGFFDDWVAAGDDEAKHFGLVADRLEAMGTHYGALPAHAGMWRAAKDTRADIMARLAVVPMVLEARGLDVTPGMIAAFEAAGDEKSVAALRVIYAEEVAHVAYGAKWFNFLCGRRDDDPKPAFHALVRKYFPAGPKPPFNEEKRGEAGLPPDFYWPLVNDAG comes from the coding sequence TTGACTGATACGCCGCACCTGACCCAGCTCGCGCTTGGCGTCCTGACGGAGAGCGACGCGCGCGAAAAGGCGCGAAAGGCGCGGGCGGCCGCGGCGCTCTGGCGGGACGCCCGCGCCCGGGGCGAGGCGCGGATAGGCGACACTCCGCCACCCGACGCGCCCGCGCGCCCGGCGACGCCCTTGCTGCTTCCGCCACGCGATATGCCGAAGCGGCGCCGGGGCGGGGCGGCTGGCCGCGCGGCGCTGCTCCACGCCATCGCGCATATCGAGTTGAACGCGATCGATCTGCACTGGGACATGGCGGCGCGTTTCGCCGACCGCGACCTGCCCACCGGGTTTTTCGACGACTGGGTCGCCGCCGGCGATGACGAGGCGAAGCATTTCGGCCTGGTCGCCGACCGGCTGGAGGCGATGGGAACGCATTACGGCGCCCTGCCCGCTCACGCCGGCATGTGGCGCGCGGCGAAGGACACGCGGGCGGATATCATGGCGCGGCTCGCGGTCGTGCCGATGGTGCTGGAGGCGCGCGGGCTGGACGTGACGCCGGGGATGATCGCGGCTTTCGAGGCGGCCGGCGACGAGAAAAGCGTCGCCGCGCTTCGCGTGATCTACGCCGAGGAGGTCGCGCATGTCGCCTATGGCGCGAAGTGGTTCAATTTCCTCTGTGGCCGGCGCGACGATGACCCGAAACCCGCATTTCACGCCCTCGTTCGCAAATATTTCCCAGCCGGTCCGAAACCGCCCTTCAACGAAGAAAAGCGCGGGGAGGCGGGCCTGCCGCCCGATTTCTATTGGCCGCTCGTCAATGACGCCGGGTGA